A stretch of the Xylocopa sonorina isolate GNS202 chromosome 12, iyXylSono1_principal, whole genome shotgun sequence genome encodes the following:
- the LOC143429929 gene encoding uncharacterized protein LOC143429929, with protein MAELHFKHGDVRERSIPASTYKKSNKVAFALLAVLALASPLYVYRLPDSGSGELAKKLQKMEIRMSYAAQDKQIRLGPTAPLAVSNHAVTGGIVGYIKDLGEVIPVQQLQAPPHQELQISKVIQKFICAVSSKENVDFYCSIYQNLHYLNLKEQVTQ; from the exons atggcggagttgCACTTTAAACACGGGGATGTTAGGGAGAG AAGTATACCTGCATCGACTTATAAAAAGAGTAATAAG GTTGCTTTCGCACTATTGGCTGTTTTGGCCCTGGCTAGCCCGCTCTACGTTTACCGCCTTCCAGACTCGGGATCCGGCGAGCTAGCTAAGAAACTGCAAAAGATGGAGATCAGGATGAGCTACGCTGCGCAAGACAAACA AATAAGACTAGGTCCTACAGCGCCTTTGGCTGTTTCAAATCATGCTGTTACCGGTGGAATCGTTGGATACATTAAGGATTTAGGGGAAGTGATTCCAGTACAGCAGCTGCAGGCTCCGCCCCACCAAGAACTTCAAATCTCGAAAGTGATACAGAAGTTCATATGCGCGGTCTCATCCAAAGAAAacgtagatttctactgctctaTTTACCAGAATCTCCACTATCTTAATCTGAAAGAACAAGTCACACAGTAG
- the LOC143429926 gene encoding uncharacterized protein LOC143429926 — MHSADSTRRNNMMKFVLAVVAVLALSSPMQAYNIPRTGNGALAKELQDFVDAIPLDKMVSILLEYVAEDKEVQQVLEYLQSEDFKGLVSDVEAMPEVIELLNYIQSAGVDAYYLVNKANAFLGLKELKPPAHLATYKISGGVRGLINDLKAVFPLDKVEALYKQKMANSQVFRDFMAHLSSPAFQHIAAQVCANPHFNSLLATAKKAGIDVVAVKQIIETILGVPLNCKFFQMKLQAAAFTALVALATVSCHNLPNFGQGPLHEDIQYFLDFIPFDKVVSIVLQYASEDTEFHQLLEYFETNEFKTMVQEIEAIPQFHDFTAYLEKNGVHIDSELNKLNKVIGIPPFQRYNAGPRITGGLKGLFEDVKSLVNYDDFIHGYVYKMRTSPPFREFVAHLKSEGNQKFINALYQNKNYLHFRSMLVSKQLDIALIEDIIYTVLGIEFPVVENSYAAYADNELSRDIHEFTDLIDMNKIVSIVMSYLDDDEVKKAMEYMYSEEFHALVRKVEALPEYRDLVRYLADAGLNIYGLIQKVHKLFGMEDYVPPKLSLTHTIANRGGVKGLVDDVIAVLPLDKFKALFQQKMQNSPAFRAFVQKLRSDDFQKIVNAIYQAPIFLEMRQKAIDVGLNLAPVRKVIEDMLGIHLPTPTMH, encoded by the exons ATGCACTCAGCAGATTCCACTCGCAGAAACAACATG ATGAAATTCGTACTCGCAGTCGTGGCCGTCCTGGCCCTCTCTAGTCCCATGCAGGCCTACAACATTCCCCGTACCGGCAACGGTGCCCTGGCCAAGGAGTTGCAAGACTTCGTCGACGCTATTCCCCTCGACAAGATGGTATCCATCCTCCTCGAATACGTTGCTGAAGACAAAGAGGTTCAACAAGTCCTCGAATACCTGCAATCCGAAGACTTCAAGGGCCTGGTCAGTGACGTCGAAGCCATGCCAGAGGTCATCGAACTGTTAAACTACATCCAGAGCGCTGGTGTCGACGCGTACTATCTGGTCAACAAGGctaatgcattcctcggcttGAAAGAGCTGAAGCCCCCAGCGCACCTCGCAACCTACAAAATCAGCGGTGGAGTCCGCGGACTCATCAACGACTTGAAGGCAGTCTTCCCTCTGGACAAGGTTGAGGCTCTGTACAAGCAGAAGATGGCCAACTCTCAGGTCTTCCGTGACTTCATGGCTCACTTGAGCTCTCCTGCCTTCCAACATATCGCCGCCCAGGTCTGCGCCAACCCACACTTCAACAGTCTTTTAGCAACAGCCAAGAAAGCCGGCATCGACGTCGTCGCTGTAAAACAAATCATCGAAACAATCTTGGGTGTTCCACTTAACTGCAAG TTCTTCCAGATGAAGCTCCAAGCAGCAGCGTTCACGGCGCTGGTTGCCCTTGCCACCGTCAGCTGTCACAATCTCCCGAATTTCGGGCAGGGACCACTTCACGAGGACATCCAATACTTTCTAGACTTTATCCCATTCGACAAGGTGGTCAGTATTGTTCTACAGTATGCCTCCGAAGACACGGAGTTCCATCAGCTGTTGGAGTACTTCGAGACGAACGAATTTAAGACGATGGTGCAGGAAATCGAGGCGATCCCCCAGTTCCACGATTTTACAGCCTACCTCGAGAAGAACGGCGTTCACATCGATTCGGAACTGAATAAATTGAACAAGGTCATCGGGATCCCGCCGTTCCAACGATACAACGCCGGACCACGGATCACCGGCGGATTGAAGGGCCTGTTCGAGGACGTGAAGAGCCTTGTCAACTACGACGACTTCATTCACGGCTACGTGTACAAGATGAGAACGTCCCCGCCGTTCCGTGAGTTCGTGGCTCATCTAAAGTCCGAAGGCAACCAGAAATTCATAAACGCTCTTTATCAGAATAAAAATTACCTACACTTCCGCTCGATGCTCGTCAGTAAGCAACTCGACATAGCTCTGATCGAGGACATCATCTACACCGTCCTTGGCATCGAATTCCCGGTTGTCGAGAATTCTTACGCCGCTTACGCTGACAATGAACTGTCCAGAGACATCCACGAGTTTACCGATCTGATCGACATGAACAAAATCGTCAGCATCGTTATGTCTTACTTGGACGACGACGAAGTGAAGAAGGCGATGGAGTATATGTACAGCGAAGAGTTCCACGCGTTGGTCCGCAAGGTGGAAGCTTTGCCCGAGTACCGCGACCTGGTGAGATACCTCGCAGACGCTGGTTTGAACATTTACGGTCTGATTCAAAAAGTCCATAAATTATTCGGAATGGAAGACTACGTCCCACCAAAGTTAAGCCTCACACACACGATAGCCAATCGCGGTGGAGTGAAGGGCCTGGTCGATGACGTGATTGCTGTCCTTCCATTGGACAAGTTCAAGGCACTGTTTCAACAAAAGATGCAAAACTCGCCAGCTTTTAGGGCGTTCGTGCAGAAACTACGGTCTGACGATTTCCAGAAGATCGTCAACGCCATCTATCAGGCACCAATCTTCTTGGAGATGAGGCAGAAGGCCATCGATGTTGGATTGAACCTCGCACCGGTCAGAAAAGTGATCGAAGACATGCTTGGAATCCATCTTCCAACACCCACCATGCACTGA
- the LOC143429928 gene encoding uncharacterized protein LOC143429928, translating to MKAAFALLAVLAIASPLNAYHLPPSGSGELANELQKMQDLIPLAKMVEITKTYAEQDKEFQTAISILKTNELKQLVQDLESNPTSQKLANTVQNLGLDIRSLINDYNNRIGLDPVAPLAVSNLAITGGILGYLKDVAEVIPVLQLQALLQQELQTSKVLQELVATLKLKENEDLYLSIYQNEHFLNLKQQAIQQGIDGLVFQKAFPALSLASSVVSLKLSAKLAHEFMEDVFVLLTSLSRNSKFPVYHLLTTSFDGSADELQMFLVLIPLDKVVAAITRTYAAQDKEFQAVLGIFNLSKLRQLIKEAKCNSEFHRLLDILTILGFDIHSLDKDIRRRTKYHQYHQWKP from the exons ATGAAGGCTGCTTTCGCGCTTTTGGCTGTTCTGGCCATAGCCAGCCCACTCAACGCTTACCACCTCCCACCCTCAGGATCCGGCGAGCTCGCTAATGAACTGCAAAAGATGCAAGACTTAATACCGCTCGCCAAAATGGTGGAGATCACGAAGACCTACGCTGAGCAAGACAAAGAGTTCCAGACGGCCATCAGCATATTGAAAACCAACGAGCTGAAGCAATTAGTCCAGGATCTCGAAAGCAATCCTACATCCCAGAAGCTAGCGAACACGGTGCAAAACCTAGGCCTTGACATACGTAGCCTTATCAACGATTACAACAACAGAATAGGACTGGATCCTGTTGCGCCTTTGGCTGTTTCCAATCTTGCTATCACCGGTGGAATCCTTGGGTACTTAAAGGATGTAGCGGAAGTGATTCCAGTACTGCAGCTGCAGGCTCTGCTCCAACAAGAACTTCAAACCTCGAAAGTGTTACAGGAGTTGGTAGCTACGCTCAAATTAAAAGAAAACGAAGATTTGTACTTGTCCATTTATCAGAATGAACACTTCCTGAATCTGAAACAGCAAGCTATACAGCAGGGCATTGACGGACTTGTCTTCCAAAAAGCCTTCCCAGCACTTTCTTTGGCTTCCTCCGTAGT ATCGTTGAAATTGTCGGCAAAATTGGCACACGAGTTT ATGGAGGATGTTTTCGTACTTTTGACTAGTCTGAGTAGGAACAGCAAATTTCCCGTTTATCATCTCCTAACCACGAGCTTCGATGGGTCCGCTGATGAACTGCAAATGTTCTTAGTCTTGATACCGCTTGACAAGGTGGTGGCGGCGATCACGAGGACGTACGCAGCGCAGGACAAAGAGTTCCAGGCGGTCCTCGGCATATTCAATCTCAGCAAGCTAAGACAATTGATCAAGGAAGCCAAATGCAATTCTGAATTCCACAGACTGTTAGACATCTTAACAATCCTAGGCTTTGACATACATAGCCTTGATAAAGATATTCGCAGGAGAACAAAATATCATCAGTATCACCAGTGGAAACCTTGA
- the LOC143429927 gene encoding protein G12: MNPQIMMIGVVAAASVAFLGLLAYRIKARSSDLELSLLPPLEDNSSLEDDLKDVLAFVPMKEVQQIVERYMKYDAQIGDTVSFVDDQKRFILREFQKMPQANNLIDFLRRNGLDVDSWQDKIRGFWKTAPKFVRYDPSVAAGGLTVMINKILETMPLDELHELLRQKVKYSASFRRFLCMLKSKDFREFCDALENSDVLHHHYFWAKEGGLEITFAIELFNELYVYLTQTLVC; encoded by the coding sequence ATGAACCCACAAATTATGATGATAGGCGTGGTGGCTGCTGCTTCCGTCGCTTTTCTAGGACTTCTCGCGTATCGTATCAAAGCTCGATCGAGCGATCTTGAACTATCGCTGCTGCCACCGCTCGAAGACAACAGTTCCCTCGAGGACGACCTCAAAGACGTTCTCGCGTTCGTGCCAATGAAAGAGGTGCAGCAGATCGTCGAAAGATACATGAAATACGACGCCCAGATCGGGGACACGGTGAGCTTTGTGGACGACCAGAAGAGATTCATTCTGCGCGAATTCCAGAAGATGCCACAGGCGAACAACCTGATCGACTTCCTGCGACGCAACGGCCTCGACGTCGATTCCTGGCAGGACAAGATCCGGGGCTTCTGGAAGACGGCACCCAAGTTCGTCAGGTACGATCCGAGCGTTGCAGCTGGCGGTTTGACCGTGATGATCAATAAGATCCTGGAGACGATGCCGTTGGACGAGCTACACGAGCTGCTGCGGCAGAAGGTTAAATACTCGGCGAGCTTCCGCAGGTTCCTGTGCATGCTCAAGTCTAAGGACTTCCGAGAGTTCTGCGACGCGCTCGAGAATAGCGACGTGCTGCATCATCATTATTTCTGGGCAAAAGAGGGTGGTTTGGAGATCACGTTCGCCATCGAGCTGTTCAACGAGCTCTATGTCTATCTCACGCAAACGTTGGTCTGTTAA